In Synechococcus sp. KORDI-52, one genomic interval encodes:
- the aroC gene encoding chorismate synthase, protein MGSSFGDLFRISTFGESHGGGVGVIVEGCPPRLNLSVASIQAELDRRKPGQSHITTPRKEADQVEVLSGLLDGETTLGTPIAMVVRNKDQRPGDYKDMAVAFRPSHADATYQAKYGIQARSGGGRASARETIGRVAAGAIAKQLLQQAAGTEVLAWVKRIHSIEASGIDPQQVQLSDVEANIVRCPDPTVAEQMIQRIEAIGREGDSCGGVIECVVRHPAIGLGMPVFDKLEADLAKAVMSLPATKGFEIGSGFDGTLLKGSEHNDAFLPSDDGRLKTATNNSGGIQGGISNGEPIVIRVAFKPTATIRKEQQTIDSDGKATTLAGKGRHDPCVLPRAVPMVEAMVALVLADHLLRQQGQCSLW, encoded by the coding sequence ATGGGCAGCAGCTTCGGCGACCTCTTCCGGATCAGCACCTTCGGTGAATCCCACGGTGGAGGGGTGGGTGTGATTGTGGAGGGCTGTCCTCCGCGGCTCAACCTGAGTGTCGCGTCCATTCAGGCCGAGCTTGATCGACGCAAGCCGGGCCAGAGCCACATCACAACGCCACGCAAGGAGGCGGATCAGGTGGAAGTCCTCAGCGGGTTGCTGGATGGCGAAACCACCCTGGGGACGCCGATCGCCATGGTGGTGCGCAACAAGGACCAACGGCCAGGAGATTACAAGGACATGGCCGTCGCCTTTCGGCCATCCCATGCCGATGCCACCTATCAGGCGAAGTACGGAATCCAGGCGCGCAGCGGCGGAGGACGTGCTTCTGCGCGTGAAACAATCGGGCGTGTCGCAGCAGGTGCGATCGCCAAGCAGCTGCTGCAACAAGCCGCTGGAACCGAAGTCCTGGCGTGGGTGAAGCGAATCCACAGCATCGAAGCCTCCGGCATCGACCCGCAGCAGGTTCAACTCAGCGACGTGGAAGCGAACATCGTTCGCTGCCCCGATCCAACGGTGGCCGAGCAGATGATTCAAAGGATTGAAGCCATTGGCCGTGAAGGCGATTCCTGCGGCGGCGTGATCGAATGCGTGGTGAGGCATCCCGCCATTGGCTTGGGGATGCCGGTGTTCGACAAGCTCGAAGCCGACCTCGCCAAAGCGGTGATGTCGCTCCCTGCCACCAAGGGATTCGAAATTGGCTCCGGTTTCGACGGAACGCTGCTGAAAGGAAGCGAGCACAACGATGCCTTTCTGCCGAGCGACGATGGCCGGCTGAAAACCGCCACCAACAACTCCGGCGGCATCCAAGGGGGCATCAGCAACGGTGAACCGATTGTGATCCGGGTGGCCTTCAAGCCAACGGCCACGATCCGCAAGGAGCAACAGACCATTGATTCCGATGGCAAAGCCACAACGCTGGCAGGAAAAGGTCGGCACGACCCCTGCGTTCTGCCCCGGGCCGTGCCGATGGTGGAAGCAATGGTGGCGCTTGTTCTGGCGGATCACCTGCTGAGGCAGCAGGGGCAATGCAGCCTTTGGTGA
- a CDS encoding photosystem II high light acclimation radical SAM protein, which yields MAADVAPQQERVLLVRLPCNPIFPIGPIYLADHLHKCFPEMPQRVLDLAALPVLDVHRVLDATVDQFQPTLLVFSWRDIQIYAPVDGRGGNPLQNSFEVFYARNPLKRLHGALGGLQLMRSHYGELRRNQRLVRQGLKRARRHQSAARAVLGGGAVSVFYEQLGKSLPEGTVVSIGEGEPLLEKLIQGQPLDGERCFVVGEKPRSGLIHEQPESRPKTACDYDYIASIWPQLNWYLEGGDFYVGVQTKRGCPHNCCYCVYTVVEGKQVRLNPVDEVVKEMRQLYDRGVRGFWFTDAQFIPARRYIEDAKELLRAIKAEGLTGIRWAAYIRADNLDPELAQLMVETGMSYFEIGITSGSQELVRKMRMGYNLRTVLESCRMLADAGFRDHVSVNYSFNVIDERPETISQTVAYHRELETIFGADLVEPAIFFIGLQPHTHLEQYGFDQGLIKPGYNPMSMMPWTARKLLWNPEPMGSTFGRVCLEAFDRNPADFGRTVMSLLERDYGIAPLQEALRAPVEGKKALANAIL from the coding sequence ATGGCAGCTGACGTGGCACCACAACAGGAAAGGGTGTTGCTGGTTCGGCTGCCCTGCAATCCGATCTTTCCGATCGGGCCCATCTATCTCGCCGACCATCTGCACAAGTGTTTTCCGGAGATGCCGCAACGCGTCCTGGATCTCGCGGCCCTGCCTGTGCTGGACGTCCATCGCGTGCTGGACGCCACCGTTGACCAGTTTCAGCCGACGCTGCTGGTCTTCTCCTGGAGAGACATTCAGATCTATGCGCCGGTCGATGGACGCGGCGGTAACCCTCTGCAGAATTCGTTTGAGGTGTTCTACGCCCGCAATCCACTGAAACGTCTGCATGGAGCCTTGGGCGGGCTTCAGTTGATGCGCAGTCATTACGGCGAGCTGCGCAGAAACCAGCGTTTGGTGCGTCAGGGCTTGAAACGGGCGCGCCGCCACCAGTCGGCGGCCAGAGCGGTTCTGGGCGGTGGGGCCGTGAGTGTGTTCTACGAACAACTCGGCAAGTCGCTCCCCGAGGGAACAGTTGTGTCCATCGGTGAGGGGGAGCCGCTGCTTGAGAAGTTGATCCAAGGGCAGCCTCTCGACGGGGAACGTTGCTTCGTGGTGGGCGAAAAGCCACGTTCAGGCCTGATCCATGAGCAGCCGGAAAGTCGGCCCAAAACTGCCTGCGATTACGACTACATCGCTTCGATCTGGCCCCAGCTCAATTGGTACCTCGAGGGCGGCGATTTTTACGTGGGTGTTCAGACCAAGCGCGGCTGTCCCCACAACTGTTGTTATTGCGTCTACACGGTGGTGGAGGGCAAGCAGGTGCGCCTCAACCCCGTGGATGAAGTGGTGAAAGAGATGCGTCAGCTGTACGACCGCGGCGTGCGTGGTTTCTGGTTCACCGATGCCCAGTTCATCCCTGCGCGGCGCTACATCGAAGACGCCAAGGAACTGCTGCGGGCGATCAAAGCTGAAGGACTGACCGGCATTCGTTGGGCTGCCTACATCCGCGCCGACAATCTGGATCCTGAATTGGCTCAGCTGATGGTGGAGACGGGCATGAGCTATTTCGAGATCGGCATCACATCCGGCTCGCAGGAGCTGGTCCGCAAGATGCGCATGGGATACAACCTGCGCACTGTTCTGGAGAGCTGTCGGATGCTGGCGGATGCGGGCTTCCGAGACCACGTGTCGGTGAATTACTCCTTCAATGTGATCGACGAGCGGCCGGAAACGATCAGTCAGACCGTGGCTTATCACCGTGAGCTGGAGACCATTTTCGGCGCTGATTTGGTTGAGCCAGCCATCTTTTTCATCGGTTTGCAGCCTCACACGCACCTTGAGCAGTACGGGTTTGATCAGGGTCTGATCAAGCCGGGTTACAACCCGATGAGCATGATGCCGTGGACGGCTCGCAAACTTCTCTGGAACCCTGAGCCGATGGGAAGCACCTTTGGCCGGGTGTGTCTCGAGGCCTTTGATCGCAATCCTGCAGATTTCGGTCGCACAGTGATGTCACTTCTCGAAAGGGATTACGGCATCGCACCGCTGCAGGAAGCGTTACGTGCGCCAGTTGAGGGCAAAAAAGCTTTGGCAAATGCCATTCTGTAA
- a CDS encoding CPBP family intramembrane glutamic endopeptidase codes for MIRTINAWLNWLILLTPRWLPALLLVPVLYLIGWIKAKTLTLFGLPDDAVSLVGTLFSFLMFVVLMPRWVRLRWHRSSPWQTLGLRSSTSSRSSRTASFLGGLLRAGLLLTLVVVPLVLGHWIQWQGQGSWRLVGDALLLLFGVGLAEELIFRGWLWEELNQLLGPRVGMIGQALIFSLVHTRFNLGVWPMLGLLTGLFLLGLVLALRRRLDHGSLWGCIGLHGGLVSGWFLLDQGLFELSVDAPAWLTGPGGNQPNPLGGAIGISTLALLCWRTKKQESHS; via the coding sequence TTGATCCGCACCATCAACGCCTGGCTGAATTGGTTGATTCTGCTGACCCCGCGTTGGCTCCCGGCGTTGCTGCTCGTTCCGGTTCTCTATCTGATCGGCTGGATTAAAGCGAAAACGCTCACCTTATTTGGGCTGCCTGACGATGCTGTCTCGCTGGTGGGAACGCTGTTCAGCTTTCTGATGTTTGTGGTGTTGATGCCGCGCTGGGTGCGCCTGCGCTGGCATCGCAGCTCTCCATGGCAAACCCTTGGCCTCAGAAGCAGCACATCTTCAAGATCTTCCAGGACCGCCTCATTTCTGGGGGGCCTGCTGAGGGCTGGCCTGCTGCTGACGCTGGTGGTGGTTCCTCTTGTGCTAGGCCACTGGATCCAATGGCAAGGGCAAGGATCATGGAGGCTTGTGGGGGATGCCCTGCTGCTGTTGTTTGGTGTTGGCTTGGCAGAAGAGCTGATCTTTCGCGGTTGGCTCTGGGAGGAGCTGAATCAGTTGCTCGGTCCGCGTGTCGGGATGATTGGCCAGGCCTTGATTTTCAGCTTGGTCCACACCCGGTTCAACCTGGGTGTATGGCCGATGTTGGGCCTGCTCACGGGATTGTTCCTTCTGGGCCTGGTGCTGGCGCTGCGGCGACGGCTAGACCATGGCTCACTTTGGGGCTGCATCGGCCTGCATGGCGGCCTCGTCAGCGGCTGGTTTTTGCTGGACCAAGGCCTCTTTGAATTGTCTGTCGATGCTCCTGCCTGGCTGACCGGCCCGGGTGGTAACCAACCCAATCCACTGGGTGGAGCCATAGGAATTAGCACTTTAGCTTTGTTGTGCTGGCGCACCAAAAAACAGGAAAGCCACTCTTGA
- the clpS gene encoding ATP-dependent Clp protease adapter ClpS, whose amino-acid sequence MAMAVDSPSQKPGGAAVLDKAPERVRKRSPRYKVLLHNDPVNSMEYVVATLQQVVPQLSEQDCMAVMLEAHNTGVGLVIVCDIEPAEFYCEMLKSKGLTSTIEPED is encoded by the coding sequence ATGGCCATGGCGGTGGACTCTCCCAGCCAAAAACCAGGTGGTGCAGCTGTTCTAGACAAAGCGCCAGAGCGGGTTCGCAAGCGCTCGCCTCGCTACAAGGTGCTGCTGCACAACGATCCGGTGAACTCCATGGAATACGTGGTGGCCACCCTGCAGCAGGTTGTGCCTCAACTCAGCGAGCAGGACTGCATGGCCGTGATGCTGGAAGCCCACAACACCGGAGTAGGCCTGGTGATCGTGTGTGACATCGAACCGGCTGAGTTCTATTGCGAGATGCTGAAATCAAAGGGGCTGACCAGCACGATCGAACCGGAAGACTGA
- a CDS encoding FUSC family protein: MTPPAVNADVWGDPSLLRFNRPDHAPWSDVLRGAVVTATLAWLVLAFDASLLLIPITLGATFTAIAETGPGRDHPWETMIWTSAGLTLGAGLGAVVAENTPIAVLVSGATGLICTLIAAHNARTALSGLLTLVVFTIYVGYPGPTEAVIAQMSMILLGSWVQTLLCVVVRSLAKRRHQPREQRPRLIDISQWQSSLHRRHGIRLAITLMLATAISESSGWSHQYWLPMSVVWMSKVNLNTTGSRVLHRFLGTLVGLCGIGLLNLAMTLHGDDWLPVSVLGAGLLIAYIWVHYATAVVGVTLYVVAAFAMVGDPVQNTILYRMLDTTYAAALVVGAAWIDQTLNKRLHVDS; the protein is encoded by the coding sequence ATGACGCCGCCCGCAGTCAACGCAGACGTCTGGGGAGATCCATCGCTGCTGAGATTCAACCGTCCAGACCATGCCCCTTGGTCGGACGTTCTCCGCGGTGCCGTCGTCACAGCAACCCTGGCCTGGTTGGTCCTGGCATTTGATGCATCTCTGCTGCTGATTCCGATCACCCTGGGGGCCACCTTCACCGCCATCGCTGAAACGGGCCCCGGACGTGATCACCCCTGGGAGACCATGATCTGGACCTCCGCAGGCTTGACCCTGGGCGCGGGGCTTGGAGCGGTCGTCGCCGAAAACACACCGATTGCAGTTCTGGTGAGCGGTGCAACCGGATTGATCTGCACCTTGATTGCTGCCCACAACGCCCGCACAGCCCTCTCAGGCCTGCTGACCCTCGTGGTGTTCACCATCTACGTCGGCTACCCGGGGCCAACGGAAGCCGTGATCGCTCAGATGAGCATGATTCTGCTCGGAAGCTGGGTTCAGACCCTGCTCTGCGTCGTCGTGCGATCGCTCGCCAAACGCCGACACCAACCCAGGGAACAACGACCACGCTTGATCGACATCAGCCAATGGCAAAGCAGCCTGCATCGACGCCATGGCATCCGCCTCGCCATCACATTGATGCTCGCGACAGCAATATCGGAATCAAGTGGATGGTCCCATCAGTACTGGCTGCCGATGTCGGTGGTCTGGATGAGCAAAGTGAACCTCAACACCACCGGCAGCCGCGTGCTGCACAGGTTTCTGGGGACGCTGGTCGGCCTCTGCGGGATCGGACTGCTCAACCTTGCGATGACATTGCATGGCGATGACTGGCTCCCGGTCTCTGTACTGGGAGCAGGGTTACTGATCGCCTACATCTGGGTGCACTACGCCACCGCCGTCGTCGGCGTCACGCTGTATGTCGTGGCAGCATTCGCCATGGTGGGAGATCCAGTCCAAAACACGATCCTCTATCGGATGCTCGATACGACATATGCAGCCGCACTGGTTGTTGGCGCTGCCTGGATCGACCAGACCCTAAACAAAAGGCTCCACGTCGACAGCTGA
- a CDS encoding cupin domain-containing protein: MNQEQTLIQQLQLAPHPEGGWYRELHRSQDRVQRQDGVTRSALTAILFLLPADAVSCWHRVIGADEAWTHIDGATLELFQCQADGTALRRDALDEANPVQVVPANVWQAARSLGDYSLVSCCVGPGFDFLDFEMVRQQAATERLKWPHPELI, encoded by the coding sequence ATGAATCAGGAGCAGACCCTGATCCAGCAGCTCCAGTTGGCTCCCCATCCCGAAGGAGGTTGGTACCGCGAGTTGCATCGAAGCCAGGATCGGGTTCAGCGCCAGGATGGTGTCACGCGATCCGCATTAACGGCGATTCTGTTCCTGTTGCCAGCCGATGCCGTCAGTTGCTGGCATCGCGTGATCGGCGCCGATGAAGCCTGGACGCACATCGATGGAGCCACGCTGGAGCTCTTTCAGTGCCAGGCGGATGGCACGGCACTCAGACGTGATGCACTGGATGAAGCCAACCCCGTTCAGGTGGTCCCAGCCAATGTGTGGCAGGCGGCGCGCAGTCTGGGTGATTACAGCCTGGTGAGCTGTTGTGTCGGTCCAGGGTTTGACTTCTTGGATTTCGAGATGGTCCGGCAGCAAGCCGCAACAGAACGCCTGAAATGGCCCCATCCGGAGTTGATCTGA
- the psbA gene encoding photosystem II q(b) protein: MTTTLQQRSGASSWQAFCEWVTSTNNRLYVGWFGVLMIPTLLAATICFIVAFVAAPPVDIDGIREPVAGSLIYGNNIISGAVVPSSNAIGLHFYPIWEAASLDEWLYNGGPYQLVVFHFLIGIFCYMGREWELSYRLGMRPWICVAYSAPVAAASAVFLVYPFGQGSFSDGMPLGISGTFNFMLVFQAEHNILMHPFHMLGVAGVFGGSLFSAMHGSLVTSSLVRETTESESQNYGYKFGQEEETYNIVAAHGYFGRLIFQYASFNNSRSLHFFLAAWPVVGIWFTALGVSTMAFNLNGFNFNQSILDGQGRVLNTWADVLNRANLGMEVMHERNAHNFPLDLAAAESTPVALQAPAIG; the protein is encoded by the coding sequence ATGACCACCACCCTCCAGCAGCGCTCCGGCGCTTCCAGCTGGCAGGCCTTCTGTGAGTGGGTCACCTCCACCAACAACCGTCTCTACGTCGGTTGGTTCGGTGTCTTGATGATCCCCACCCTGCTGGCTGCCACGATCTGCTTCATCGTTGCTTTCGTTGCCGCTCCTCCGGTTGACATCGACGGCATCCGTGAGCCTGTCGCTGGCTCTCTGATCTACGGCAACAACATCATCTCCGGTGCTGTTGTTCCTTCCTCCAACGCCATCGGCCTGCACTTCTATCCCATCTGGGAAGCTGCTTCTCTCGATGAGTGGCTGTACAACGGCGGTCCTTACCAGCTGGTTGTCTTCCACTTCCTGATCGGCATCTTCTGCTACATGGGTCGCGAGTGGGAACTCTCCTACCGCCTCGGCATGCGCCCCTGGATCTGCGTTGCTTACAGCGCACCTGTGGCTGCTGCTTCTGCAGTGTTCCTGGTTTACCCCTTCGGTCAGGGTTCCTTCTCTGACGGCATGCCCCTGGGCATCTCTGGCACCTTCAACTTCATGTTGGTGTTCCAGGCTGAGCACAACATCCTGATGCACCCCTTCCACATGCTGGGTGTCGCAGGTGTGTTCGGTGGATCCCTGTTCTCCGCCATGCACGGCTCCCTGGTGACCTCCTCCCTGGTGCGTGAAACCACCGAGAGCGAGTCCCAGAACTACGGCTACAAGTTCGGCCAAGAGGAAGAGACCTACAACATCGTGGCTGCCCACGGTTACTTCGGTCGCCTGATCTTCCAATACGCCTCCTTCAACAACAGCCGCAGCCTTCACTTCTTCCTGGCTGCCTGGCCTGTCGTTGGCATCTGGTTCACTGCCCTGGGCGTCAGCACCATGGCTTTCAACCTGAACGGTTTCAACTTCAACCAATCCATCCTTGATGGTCAGGGCCGTGTCCTGAACACCTGGGCTGATGTGCTGAACCGCGCCAACCTCGGCATGGAAGTGATGCACGAGCGCAACGCTCACAACTTCCCCCTCGACCTGGCTGCTGCTGAGTCCACTCCTGTGGCTCTGCAGGCTCCTGCCATCGGTTGA
- a CDS encoding aspartyl/asparaginyl beta-hydroxylase domain-containing protein: protein MVRPKKKRKKRSPIQRLIRWGPWHYRFWREIARWCYEKSLHNPAVVAADESFPAHRELLESYQQIRQETLEVALAGRLPAFGEFVEQQRTLYEFDGKVWGVLPLRGYGYNYPANQALIPALRSFLQRHPNVVSAAVSLFPPGLVLRPHKGAFKGVWRYHLPLYAEDFGDGRSSCELMIDGNTYYLQEGEGFLWDDTFMHAATNRSNQPRVVLLFDVFRNDQPFWLVGMSWIFISAAQIWQHLLNKRQRAGLQ from the coding sequence GTGGTCAGACCCAAGAAGAAGAGGAAAAAACGCAGCCCCATCCAGCGCCTGATCCGCTGGGGTCCATGGCATTACCGCTTCTGGCGGGAGATCGCACGGTGGTGCTATGAGAAATCACTTCACAACCCCGCCGTTGTTGCAGCAGACGAGAGCTTCCCAGCTCACCGAGAGCTGTTGGAGTCTTACCAGCAGATACGCCAGGAAACCCTGGAGGTCGCCCTTGCAGGACGCCTGCCGGCCTTTGGCGAATTTGTCGAGCAACAGCGCACGCTGTATGAATTCGACGGCAAGGTCTGGGGTGTGCTGCCGTTACGGGGCTATGGCTACAACTACCCCGCCAATCAGGCACTGATCCCTGCCTTGCGGAGCTTTCTCCAGCGTCACCCCAACGTCGTTTCAGCGGCCGTGAGCCTGTTCCCCCCGGGGTTGGTGTTGCGGCCACACAAAGGCGCCTTCAAAGGGGTTTGGCGCTACCACCTGCCTCTCTATGCGGAGGATTTTGGCGACGGCCGCAGTTCCTGTGAACTGATGATTGATGGCAACACCTATTACCTGCAGGAAGGCGAAGGGTTTCTCTGGGATGACACGTTCATGCACGCAGCGACCAATCGCTCCAACCAGCCAAGGGTGGTGTTGCTGTTCGACGTCTTTCGCAACGACCAACCGTTCTGGCTGGTCGGCATGAGCTGGATCTTCATCTCGGCAGCCCAGATCTGGCAGCATCTTCTGAACAAGCGACAGCGTGCAGGCCTGCAATGA